From Xiphophorus hellerii strain 12219 chromosome 20, Xiphophorus_hellerii-4.1, whole genome shotgun sequence, the proteins below share one genomic window:
- the LOC116710624 gene encoding cytochrome c oxidase subunit 6C-1-like, translating to MSLPKPVMRGLLAKRLRFHLPIAFGVAITTALMYKFGVTEPRKKAYANFYKHYDAVKEFNAMREAGIFESVRPAGK from the exons ATGTCGCTGCCAAAGCCGGTAATGAGGGGCTTGTTGGCGAAGCGCCTCAGGTTCCATCTGCCCATCGCGTTTGGAGTTGCAATAACAACAGCTCTAATGTACAAG TTTGGAGTGACTGAACCCAGAAAGAAGGCATATGCTAATTTCTACAAGCATTATGATGCTGTCAAAGAGTTCAACGCCATGAGAGAAGCAGGGATCTTTGAGAGTGTGCGTCCTGCTGGAAAGTAA